From a single Papaver somniferum cultivar HN1 unplaced genomic scaffold, ASM357369v1 unplaced-scaffold_19, whole genome shotgun sequence genomic region:
- the LOC113338941 gene encoding uncharacterized protein LOC113338941: MVVPSWLRTILARRYHSSGLFSCNTRRFWNGRDLMTRSFPFVNDAQTPVTLGLSQDSTLSLISSTVWRSPGTVGFCGLARGDSALPVLDSDEDISEDVVVDALPCNDSRELKEHFDEVNTRAGKRKAKSNKKKSIVEFSKVDADLLPTVILVGRPNVGKSALFNRFIQRREALVYNTPDDHVTRDIREGIAKLGDLRFRVLDSAGLETAATSGSILDRTTGMTGHVLARSQFAMFLIDVRDGLQPLDFEVGSWLRKHASGIPTLLVMNKSESLDDHRGYLMSAAGEAYKLGYGDPIAISAETGLGMGDLYDSLRPLLEEYMLRVLNEKASQSNDSSSEVDESKLPLQLAIVGRPNVGKSTMLNALLQQERVLVGPEAGLTRDSVRAEFQYEERTVYLVDTAGWLQRSKQEKGPGSLSVMQSRKNLMRAHVIALVLDADEIAKSRCSMNHAEVVIARRAVEEGRGLVVIVNKMDLLRGKENAKLYEKVIKAVPEEIQTVIPQITGIPVVFVSALEGKGRIAILRQVMETYEKWCLRLSTARLNRWLCKVMSRHSWKDQKAKPKIKYFTQVKARPPTFVAFIRGKTEFSDTDIRFLTRSLKEDFDLGGIPIRIMQRAVSRKADAGAKGNKSCGRMTDKITSDKRAVSPDKICSDKRTEDSPTPTT, encoded by the exons ATGGTGGTCCCCTCTTGGCTCCGAACTATTCTAGCCAGAAGGTATCACTCTTCTGGTTTATTTAGTTGCAATACAAGAAGATTTTGGAATGGGAGGGATCTAATGACGAGGTCATTTCCATTTGTAAATGATGCTCAGACTCCAGTTACACTCG GATTGTCGCAAGATTCGACCCTTTCGTTGATCTCATCAACTGTATGGAGATCTCCTGGAACTGTCGGATTTTGTGGACTTGCTAGGGGAGATTCAGCTTTGCCTGTATTGGATAGCGATGAGGATATTTCAGAAGATGTGGTCGTTGATGCTTTGCCATGCAATGATTCGCGAGAACTGAAGGAACATTTTGATGAGGTGAATACTCGTGCTGGTAAAAGAAAAGCTAAAAGTAATAAAAAGAAGTCGATAGTGGAGTTTAGTAAAGTTGACGCTGATTTACTTCCAACTGTTATTCTAGTCGGACGTCCAAATGTGGGCAAGTCGGCGTTGTTTAACCG TTTTATTCAAAGGAGAGAAGCTCTTGTGTACAATACCCCAGATGACCATGTTACACGGGACATACGAGAAGGCATTGCCAAATTGGGTGATTTGCGGTTTAGGGTGTTGGATTCAGCTGGTCTTGAAACAGCAGCAACTTCCGGAAGTATTCTTGACAGAACTACAGGAATGACTGGTCATGTACTTGCAAGGTCTCAATTTGCGATGTTCTTGATTGACGTGAG AGATGGATTGCAGCCTCTTGATTTCGAGGTGGGGTCGTGGTTGCGCAAACACGCATCTGGAATCCCTACTCTTCTAGTGATGAATAAGTCTGAATCGCTTGATGATCACCGAGGATACCTTATGTCAGCTGCTGGCGAAGCCTATAAATTGGGATATGGGGATCCTATTGCAATATCTGCTGAAACAGGACTTGGTATGGGAGATCTTTATGACTCTCTCCGTCCTCTTCTTGAGGAATATATGCTCCGTGTCTTAAATG AGAAGGCTAGTCAGAGTAATGACTCCTCTTCTGAGGTTGACGAGTCCAAGTTACCTTTGCAATTGGCTATTGTAGGCCGACCCAATGTTGGCAAGTCTACAATGTTGAATGCGTTGTTGCAACAGGAACGTGTTCTGGTGGGACCTGAAGCTGGTTTAACAAGAGATTCAGTTAGAGCTGAGTTCCAATATGAAGAACGAACGGTGTATTTG GTTGACACGGCTGGTTGGTTGCAAAGATCGAAGCAGGAGAAAGGACCAGGGTCCTTGAGTGTCATGCAGTCCCGAAAAAATCTTATGAGGGCTCATGTCATCGCTTTGGTGCTTGATGCAGATGAG ATTGCAAAATCCAGGTGTAGCATGAATCATGCTGAGGTAGTTATAGCGAGGCGTGCGGTAGAAGAAGGTCGTGGTTTGGTTGTGATTGTGAACAAGATGGATCTTTTGAGAGGGAAGGAAAATGCTAAACTATATGAGAAGGTCATCAAAGCTGTTCCGGAAGAAATTCAAACAGTTATTCCTCAG ATAACAGGAATTCCAGTTGTATTTGTGTCTGCACTAGAGGGAAAAGGTCGGATAGCTATATTGCGCCAGGTCATGGAGACGTATGAAAAATGGTGTTTAAGGTTGTCAACTGCACGTCTTAACCGTTGGCTTTGCAAG GTTATGAGTAGGCATTCATGGAAGGATCAAAAGGCAAAGCCAAAAATCAAGTATTTCACACAAGTGAAGGCTCGACCGCCAACTTTTGTGGCGTTTATACGtggcaaaactgaattttcagacACGGACATTAGGTTCCTAACTAGATCTTTGAAGGAAGACTTTGACTTGGGGGGAATTCCCATCCGAATTATGCAGCGAGCTGTTTCAAGAAAAGCAGATGCTGGTGCTAAAGGCAATAAATCTTGTGGAAGGATGACAGACAAGATTACCTCTGACAAGAGAGCTGTATCTCCTGACAAGATTTGCTCTGACAAGAGAACTGAAGATTCCCCAACACCAACCACTTAG